The following nucleotide sequence is from Pochonia chlamydosporia 170 chromosome 4, whole genome shotgun sequence.
CAGGCACAGATCCCGCACCGGCTACAGCAAATGGAGATTCTCCTGCTCCGAGAATTGGCCCTCATCCCGgcttcatctccagctccaaccaGTACAGCTCCGAAATCAAGATACGTCGCATGCTCAAAGACAATGGGTGTGATCCAGCGCGAGAGGATAACTACCGCCTGCAGGGCGTGCAGCTGATAGACAACGTGAGGGAGAATTTGCAACTGTATGTTTCTGTCTTGAAAGGCCGCATTTTCTGAGCCCGTGGTGGTAACCCATTGACAGTCCAGTCCGAACTTTCGACACGGCGTGCAGCTATTTCCACAAGTTTCGACTGAACTTTCGCGACGCCGAATACAACTACCAAGACGCAGCGTTGGCGTCATTATTCGTCGCCTGCAAGGTCGAGGATACGATTAAAAAGTCCAAGGATATACTGGTTGCTGCGTACAATGTCAAGAATCCAGAAAAGACTGTGGCTCCTGATGACAAGGTAAGTCCCCCATAGTTATGGCCATATTGAGAGGATTCAAGAGACTAATGACGAGCCTAGATGTTCGAGGGCCCCGGAAAAATCATCATCGGACTAGAACGTCTCATTCTCGAAACCATAGGCTTCGACTTCCGAACCCGATACCCCCAAAAGCTTCTCGTAAAGGTGGTCCGTCGCGCGCTGGGCAAATCATCCGCCAACTCGCACGACTTCTTCGCCACCGCATACGCCATGTGCATCGACATGTACAAGACTTTCATACCCATCAAGCGTACCACCTTCTCCATGGTCATGGCTGTCGTCGAACTGACGGCTCGCATGCGCGGCGAGCATCTCGAGCGGGTACAGGAATTCGCGGCGAGCAGGAAGCAGTACAGTCGGGATGCTGCCATGGAGACGATGCTAGACCTGCTGGATTTATACGTGCAGCATCACAAGTCGACCAAGATTGGCGCACAGTTTGACCTCAGCAAATTCATCGATATCAAAATCCACCTCAATAACGATTTGGATAGTACGGCCAAACCGCGGTATTTGTACCACTGCCACAGGTGTGAGGTGGAAGATCCACATCCTCTGTCGTCAACCACGGCGTCAGCTACAGACCCGACGACTGCGTCTAATCCCTGGCCTGCAGATGCGTCTATACGACGTACAGCACGCGGACAGGACGGCACAATGCGGTTTGTGTTTGACCCTGAAGCGGCAAAGGAGGAACAAGAGACGGTTAGTGGGTTCTTTAAGGAAGAATTCGAGGAGTATGAAGTGGAAGTTGACGAGCCTGTACCGCCGCCGGATCGTGACGACGGGGGCCGTGGAAGGGGGGCATATCGAGGCGGATATCGAGACAGAGGTGATCACAGACGTGGGGGACCATATGGAGGATATCGTGGGGATAGATATcatcgaggacgaggaagataTCACTAATAGTTAGTAGCTGGGTTGTAATGTTAAAGAATAGCACAAAATGAGGCAAATCTCATCAAATATACCGCATTGGGGTATAATCATTCTCcttgaagctcatcaacaccacaaatATTAGCCTGTTGAATATACATGTCCCCCCTTTGCCTCTCACAACCCAATATACAATCCGCGATCTCTACTTCTTTGCATCCTCATCCTTCTCCATAGCCAGCTCCTCCCCCTCCGGTCCCGTCGATCTCACCCCCTCCAAATCAACATCATTCCCACCCGCactctcatcaccatcattcTCCCGCGCCACACTCTTCAAACTACTCGCCCTACTCACATCCGCACTCGCCTGCGTCTGCACCCTCAACCCCAAATCCTTCTCACTCTTCCCACCTTCCGTGCTACTCCCCTTCCAATCCGCCGCCGCAACCTGCGGAACTGGCTCCCCCTCACCCGGCTCAACAATCTCCTCGCCCTTCTCGTCGCCATCACCGCCGGCAACCCTCCACAGACGCTCATCTTATCCAGGGCTCTCGCACCCTTCCTACTCGACCCCTTAATACCATCCATGGCCTCCCAATCTATCGTAAAGACACCACTATCGCTCGCCTTTCCATCCTGCTCAGCGCCTTGACCCTCAAAGAAGGCATTGAACCATACGTGCGCCACGGCCGACACCATTGTCAGACCCAAATTCTTAGACGTCTTGTTCCGCCTCTCCACCGCGATATTCACATCGCTGTTCGGAATGCGAATCGGCTCACTCGGCTGGAAAATGACCGCCAAACCACCCGGCTCTGTCTCATCTGAGCCTTGTGTGAGGGATGTGCTCTCCGATGCGAGCGTGTTGCTACTCCCACCCGTCTTGGCCCTCGctttgtcaatgccatttccTACCCCCGTCTGAACCCGTTGAATCAGTCCCGTACCCTTATTCACAAGCTTATGTCTCTTCTTTTCGCTCGATGGTCTGCTCTCGCGCTCTGAGCCGCTCGCCTCCCCAGCGACGTTCGTCTCGTCCGCTAGTTCCACCTCCGACGGCACTTTATCCTTTGATCCGGCTCCTGAGGCAGAATAGCCCGCTAGGTCCCAGAACATGTCGCTTATTCCGCTCTCCGGCGGCACCCCAGCTTCCACAACCACCCGCTCTTTCTTGGTAAACGTGTGGAAGACGCGAATCTTCTTGCCGTCCTCTATGAAGCCCTCcacatcgaccttgacacCGCTTCGTAGTCCCCATACATGAATTTCCACAATCTCAATCGGTCTGTCGGTGTACTTCTTACCATGCTGCGTCCATCGGTCCACGTAGCTCACCCACCGAAGCTGAGAAGGTATCGAGACACCAGGCCCGAATTTCGGCCTCATCCGCCGCTCGGTGAACCGCGTGAGCGCGTCTTTTACCGTCCATCCTTCCTCGGAGATGAGATAGCTGCATGATATGGTCCCCGATCTACCCTTTCCCGCCTTGCAATGCACTACAACCACCCTCTTGTCATGCTTGGAAGATGACTTGCTCTTCTCACCAGCAGAGTGAGTAGGCGATAAAGGCTGGAAATCTAAGTCCCCCCCATGTAACCAGTTCCTCATGCTTGCCATAATCATAGGCACGAGCCTAAACGGCGGGGGGTGATGATCCGGCCACGGGTAATGGCGTACCCTCCCGTAGACTGCATCGTCGGGGTATCCTGTGCCCTCGGCGCGAAACTCCCATATCGCCCAGTTGTCGCCGTGTTTGGAGTCCAGAAACGTGGTGAGTTGGTCGAGGGGATTGCGGTATGCTAGCTGCGGGTATGTTTGAGAAGGGCCAGAGCTACACGATTAGCAGACACTCTCAAGGTATGAAATGAAAATCATGATGAATATCAAAATGCAGCAGTCCAGTGAAGGCACAGATGACATACGTAGCTATTATAAAATCCGTGACATAGCACAAGTCAAGCCCTGCCTCGGGATGTCTCGCCCTTGGCCCAGCGACAATCTGCCGCAACAGCGAGGCCATGGTGTTTCTTTTGCACGGCAACGGAAGCTAgaggttgatgttgcatGTAAGTTGGGTAAAGTTTGTGAGGCTGAAAGCCGGAGGGTTGCGGtgggatgatgacgacgaatgACGGCACCGATTGGGCTAATAAAGGGTCAATCCTGGTCCATTTGTTTccagatggatggatggcatATGAAACAGcacaatggcatggcaaatCTCACAGGTGTCGTAAACGCACGCGGGCTGGCATGCAATTAATAGGGTTATTAAAGCTGTCTTTTGTGTTTCACATAGTAACACAGAGTGAGCCAGGACAGAGACATGTGACTCCGGTCTCcttgcattgcattgcattgtctAGACCCTGTTTTGTGTCCATGATAGAGGAGGCGCAAATCTACCGAGACGAATCCATTCCACTGCCCACTCAGCTGGCAAATAAAGTCGACTAGCACTGAGCGAGCTGAAGCAAGGCGCGACTGGGTCTACACAAACATGATGTGtgtgggcaacattgaacatcaagTCCCACCAGTGACCTCCTGCACGacgtcatcaccatcctctgAACTAGAATGTTGGCGACCCCTCCACTAAAGTAGTTGAGCCAACATCTTGTCCTGTCTGCATGAGCAAGGTGCTAGCAACTTTTGGACACATATTCTTAGAGAGTGCAGACTTTTCTCCACAGTTACAAGCCAACGCCAATTTCACAATGCATCTAGCATAAAGCACTCAAACAAGCTGTGTATACAGAGCATAGACAAAAAGCAACCGGATGGAAACAGCTTGGGGAGTAACGCATCCCCTTGAACCGAACAGAAAAAATGACCTAACTGCCAAATTGAACACCAGAGTCCATTGATTATGAATACTCCAATTGCGCTCCatttcttgccttggtcCTCAACCACCCTCCTCTACCGCTACACATGTGCCCATACTTCGTAACAATGATGGATGCTCACGCATCATATCCTCTTCCTACACCTTGTACAACACACGAAAGCTCGCTTCTCGTATCCCTATCCCCAATTTTTATACTTCCTCACTTGTCGCAAATCGTCGGTACAAAACAGGTCTGCACAGTTATATTACCGCCCAGCCTAGAGCATAAGCTGAATGCCAGCTCTGGGTCCCCGAGAGAGTCCAAGGAGTAGTCATTGACCATACCTACTTACCGTCATAAAGAGAAAGAATCGTTAGGCCGCTGCAATTGAAACATTGCAGCCAACCACGCACGTGCAAACACGAATTGGTTTGCCAGTCTCTCAAGCTCGTCTACGACGTCTTCTTGGCAGGAGCAGGGCCTCCAGTATACTTGCCGAGATCAGTGGCGTCGCGGAACTGTCGGCCAATATTCTTGACATTATCCCAGACTTGTCGAGCCGCAGGGGGAGTGCCTTGAGCGCCAACCAGAGAGTCGATTCTGGCGCTCAGCTGCGACATGGAGTTTTGAATATGGGTACTCTGCGAGTAGCGGGCGCGGAGGAAGGCAGTGTACAGAGTAATCAAGATCCATGAGCGGCGCTGGAAGAAAATGGCCGAAAGAAAGATGCGGATCCAAAGGAGAATCTCAAGCCCAGAGACAATAGACATGGATGCATCGTAGTACTCCTTGACAAAGGCACCGATTCTATCAGCGAGAGGGCTGCTGACGCGCTTGGGAGAAGTCCCATCggcagcaggaggaggaggttggaGAACGGGAATCAAGTTGGCCCGAGTATAAGTGGCGACGTGGAAGACGGAGTAGACGCAGTACGGGAGCAGCGCAAGTGGGTACTGGGGAGAGAAGAGCCAGACGAGAGCCATAACTGCGACAAGATATTCGGATtagcaagaagagcattaGGCAGCTCCATCCAGGTTCGTGGCAAACATACGCAAGTACTGGACGTTCTCATCGGACAGGAGGCCAACAACGCCACCTGGCATCTTGTTGCCAGTCTTGGCTCGAGCTCGTTGGGTCTTGTAAACGACGATGCCGTACgtgacggcggcggcgaggaaaGAGGTGCGGTAGGAGAACTTTGCCATGCCGCCGTAATAATTCATGCGCAACCAGGAGAACCCATATCGGATGGTGGTCAGAATGAGCGTCATATGCCTAGAAGGAAGAATGGTCAGTCTGCGATTTCTGTCTGGCTCGAATTTTGACTGTGCCCAATGGGTAGAGCCCGTGGCATTGTTGGCAGAGTATTAGGGTCGCTCTCGGGCAGCTCGTGATGCAACGAGTGAGTGTTGCGGGAGCAAATTGGAGCATCACAGGTCATTCCAGTGAATCGAGGCGGACGAGGCGTTCACATACCCAACAAACCAGGCAACTGCGTCAATCCATGTTAGCAAGCTTCTCATGTCTGTGGCGGCCATGATTCACAGCACCTCATGAGAGAACAGGCTGCCCAGGGGAGTCAGTTGGATCTTCAAACGTACATTGCAGcgtcttggccagctggAGCAGCCGCTCCTGGAGAGGCTGGCTAGAATTGGGTGGAGGAGCCATGGTAGTAGTGACTGCAGTGCGTAGAAGTCGAAAAATGTCTACCGGAGAAGTTGTACTGACGAGGCTACGGAGGTGAAATTGGAGAAGTGTTGTCGCTGTGTGCGGTCGACAAAAGAATTGTGCGGTCTGAGTGCCTAGTGTGAGGTCGAAAggtggccaaggccaagtctcAGCTTGAAGTGGCACTGGGGCGGGTCGGAGCTCGACAATGTCGTAATGGTCCGACCAGACGTTGGCGCAGCTAAGGCAAAGAGAGCGGGCAAGAAAAAACGGGGAACCAGTCAACCGTTCTATGGGTGCAAGCGGATGCAGCAATGATAGAAAATAATGTCAGGGACAAGAGCTACGAAATAGTAATCTAATGGGAGCTTTGTGAAGCCCGGCGGATGTATGAGAAGCAAATAATTCCAGACGAGAGGGTGAGTTGACGAGTTGAAGAAAGAGGGAAAGAGCCAGCCATGGACTTGAGGACTGAGCAATAGCCACCAATCGACCTCTTGGGCGCTTGGCCGCATCTGACTGGCCGACAGAcgaggatggacatggacggaAGAGGACAGCAAAGGCGGTCACTGTCCAGCTTATCTGGGGTCTTCGATGGCAAGTGGGTTTCCTTTTCGTTTGCCTGGCCAaagcttgcttgcttgcttggtCTGTGGTGGCTGGGCTCAAGCCAatttttcttcatcatcatctgcatttTGCTCAGACGAGACCGTTGCCCACGAAAAACGGTCTCGCACAACTTGCGCTATTTCGTTCTTCACAGCCCgggcatcttcctcgtccttcAAAGTCCCTACATCTTCATATTCCGCATCACGAGCATGCCATCCCTCTCATCTCAAGCTCTCACTGCTACGCCACCAACAATACATCAATGCTGCTGCCTATGATCCACCAGTCACCTCTGGACCTTGACCcaaagcttcaatgttcccatgTGGAACCCGGAGCCGCCTGCAATCACAGATTCCCAGCCAGATCTCCCAAAACCCTTGACGCAAGCACAAGCACCCACAAACACACCCTCGGCCCATGAGAGCTGCAGCTGAGCTTGGCACCCTCAGAACCAGTTTGGCCACCTCAGCCACTGACGATGACTTGGACACACGCGGCAACCAAGCTATTGGCTTTGTGTTGTAGCTGGTGAGCGGCTAATCCaggagtctggttgactttgtACCATGGCCAGAGCATTTTTCGCTGTGCATCCTACTGCACCCGTTCCGCGCGGATCTGGAAGACCCTTCTGTGTGACGTACATACTTGCCAGGCGTCGGAGGACAAGAATGTGATGTGAGTGTGAAGAGTGTCAATGAATACAAGGTACCTGAATGTTTGGAGTTGCGACTTCCGTCCACCACAGAAGCCACGAATATGCAACTAGGCAAACATCAGAATCTGGAAGCTTCTATTGAGGATTGAACACCTCCTTTCTTCATCGTAACAGATGTAGCCATGTCTGTGCCGTTTTCTCAAGCCGTGCATCCAATATCCCAACCCTAGATCTACAGCACCGTACTGCATTGCAGTGTAAACACTCACTTTAAATCCAGAGCAACATAACACCACTGAGTGTAACTCATCAGTTTTTATCATGGCCAACACCCACCCTAAGATTTTCGTTATCGTATCATCTCTCATTACGGCGTGGCTCACATGGGCTGCCAAACACATCTATAAGGTTCACCAAGTCTTTATCCCATCTCAGCAACACCATACATTGTGCACCCGAGACAATGCAGCATGGCATCAGTAGGCTTTCGCTTTCATTTTTCGGCCATCATGACTATTATCCCTCGCCATCTAATTTGCCCATATCCTAAGCGTCAAGTCGACGCTCCCTGTTGCAATTACACATCTTATCTGCGCCTCTGAAGCATCCGCCGGGCCTACGCTCTTCTTCAAACTCCCATCATTCTCAGATCCTTGCTCTTGTGTACCGTTTCCATTGACTGCCCCGCCGTCCTTTTGAATGCAAGGTGCCCATCTCAGACAGGTCACAAAATGTGTGTGCGCTCCGTCCAGGACCTTGACACATTTGCCTTCCTGGCTCAAGTCCCAGCATCGTATCGTCTTATCGTCCGCGCAGGAAAGCAGGTACTTGCCGCCAGGGTGGAAAACAAGAGACGATACCCAGTTATCGTGCCCGACGAGAGTCTTGAAGCAGATGCCTCGTCCATCCCATAATCTGATAGTCTTGTCGCGGGAGCCTGTGGCAAGGAATTCTGCTGAACTGTTGGCGGCCGGCGGCTTCTTCAAGCCAGCCATCGTTGCCAAGTGTACATATGCTGCCGGTGGTGCAAATGTGCAGCAGCCCACGGCATTTTCGTGTCCAATCAGTGTTAGTTTGTTTTCTGGGTTGGGGACCGAAATGTCCCAGAGTCGTGCAGTGTGGTCACTGCCCGCAGATAGCACAAATTGTCCGTCTAGTGATGGGCAAACATCCCGTACCCAATCCACGTGGCCCCGAAGAGCCTTCAAACAATATCCCGTTGTTGTGTCCCATATTCTCAAAGACTTGTCCGCGCTTGCACTGACCAGCAAATTTGCAGAAGCCTGGGAGCCTCCCGAACCGGATGATATGAAGCGAACCGCGCTAACGCTGTGGTCGTGGCCAGACAGGGTTCGGATATTTTTGTATTGGTCTGACGGATCCCATAATTTGATTGTGAGATCTGAGCTGCATGATGCTAACAACGTAGCACCTCTGGGACCACCGTAATCAAGGCCCTTTACGGCTCGTGTGTGGCCCTTGATTGTTTGTTCTAGTTCGCCTAGTTCCCAGTCCCAAATTTTGATGGTGCAGTCATCAGATCCCGAGGCAATTGTCGAAAATCGAGGATGGAAAGCAATACAGTTGATCATTTCTCGGTGGCCCTCTAAGGTATGTCTTGATGGTATTCTAGGTAGCCAAGATTTCGGGTCTTGGTTTCGCTTCGATAGGGAGGTAGGCGTGGCATTATCGAGTTCAGATTGGAGCGATGCGTTTCGTGACTCGAGGTCCATTATCTAGCGAACAGTTGGGACCGATCAGCCTCCTGTGGAAGAAATTTGAAATAACTCAAGCACGCAAAGGTCGAGCAATATGTACCTTCTTCTGTAGCCTCACAATACttgtccatttcttctcAAGGAGCGTCTCGTACTTCTTCTCGGTGGCGACATCGTATACATCTTCGCCAAGGCCAACCTCTTCTCGAAGGGCAGTAGCAGATTTTGGCAAATTATTAGCTGAAAGGTAAGCTATAATGGATTTGTGCCTGGGAGTGCCGAAATTAGCCTTTCATCATACCAAATACCAGGCCACTTCAAGATAGAGGCGTCGCCAGGAGAAGACTTGGTGATACTCACAGCTCCTCAGCCTGCCGTGTCGGTAATGTGCGACTCATTGCGCCTGCACCAAAGATGCTGCTCGTGGGGGGTTGGCTTCGTGGCCAGGCCCTCTAGCGGTGCACAACTGCCGTTGCGGCAGAGTAATCGTGGTTTGTAGGATCGTAATGGTCAATGTCGAGGAAGAGGCGGTCGGAGGCATATGGATGGAGACTCGAGAAGCTGTGGGCTGGTGGGTTGGACCTCTGTTCGTCAGAGTGCAATCTGTCAACCCAATTCGCAGTCGCCAGTCTTCAAAACAGGATGAGCTTGCGCGTACAGCTCGCGTCTGTATAAGAATAAACTCTGAACGCGCAGACTAGCACTTACCAACGAAACTATGCCTAGCTACGTGGTTTGAAGCTTCAACCTGGGCTTGTCCCAGATGGTGGGGTTGACGCCAATGTCCACAATTGCAGCCCACCATCCCAAAACGTCACGTGTAAGGGGGAATTCACTACCCTAGAGATTGAATTTGAACTTCATTATtttgatgacattgatgcACGCATTATACAAGTTATACGCTGAATAGCAGTTGATAGAAGGCGTTAAGGATCAATCCAGATGAATTGACTTATTATAGCACATCTATTCGTACAATCTCGTCACATTGGTGCCTTTTTGGATGTGTGACATTTTGAGTGTTACAATACAACATGGAGTAACCAATCCACCGAACCACCTTCGCCGCCTCATCGCCTGCTCACTAGAATGTGTCCTCCAGCATGGTAAATATATGTTGATTCTGGTCGAACCAATGTCCCAACTCTGTACCATGGCTACTAAACGCCGCACTCTGCTGACCATATTCTCTTGTTGCTGAATTGGACTGGTCATATGACCGGCTGGGCAAGGGTAATCCAGCCTCAGAATAGAACATTTCAAACGGCATGTCGGTTGTTCTCTGAATTGTTGGGACCGAGGGTGTGCTTGTTGGAGAGTTAATGTATTTGCACGCAACATCATACATCAACTTGAAAAGCCGCAGCTGTTTCCTGTAAATGTCTGGGAGAGTCGGCGGCAAGAGCTGCAACGTCTCAACAACGGCAGATAGTTTCCCCAAATGAGTTTCATCACGGGTTTCAATAACATGACAGAAAATCACGATAAATGGAATGAAAGGAGCGGATAGAAGAGCCCTACGGAATCGTGATGCTTCGTTAGTGGCCTCTCCCTGTTGCGGATATAGAGGAACATCTTACCATTGCACATATAGTTCAACAATGCTCATTTCGACATCTTTGAGAATATCCAAGCAAGCTCTATGCTCTTCAAGACACTGATTTGCGGTATGTAGGCATTCCGGGCAAAATGCCGAACCTCTGTCTGTGGCCGGCCGAATGCTGCGGTACACCAGAGTGAGCGTTGCTAATTGAGATATTCTCTCAGCTCTCATCATTATGTCAATTACTTGTCCGCCTATGTCCTCGACATTGTGATGGGCAAAGTATGCTTCCATAGCGCCTGTCGTAGTGAAAACTCGTTCCAACTCCGCCGCAATTTCTCTAGCACGAACGTCACGCACGTCGGTTGACTCAGCAAGAGCGCTTAAGCTGTATATATCGTCGTAAATTTTGCCATGTAATGTGGCAGTCTCGATCCACCCAGGAAACACTGTCATTGTCTGGTCAGTCGAATAGATGTCATGTGTCTGCACGCGAAGAGTTATGTCGCCATCTCGTAGTGATGATGGGCGATTCAATCGTAGTGCAACCATTTTGTCGAGCATGTAGATGGACCAGAAGAGTTTGGTTCTGCGCTGTTTGGAATAACTTGTTTCGGGCGTTGCCAAAGCCTCCCTATTGTACCCAAGAGTCTGGCAGATCTGACATGCTACCACTAAGGAGTTCCAAGCCATGGATAGTTGAAATGATTGGAGATAATAAGCGGACTAGAAATTGATTCAGCACAATAATGAAAGGGAGGCTTGACTGCTGGTATTGCATCTTACAGTCATATATAAGGCTAGGGCAAAATCGAACGAGGCTGGTATGTTGAAAGGCATGCCCGATAAAATGGCTGTAAGATTTTCTCGAGAAAGAGCTCCTTGGGCATAGAACTCCTTCTTTAGGGAATCGTCACTCTCTGCATTACCACATTGAACGAAGAGGCGATGGAGGCCGCAATGAACTATGAGGGTATCGGCCAGAGATGGCTTTCCGGAGTATACAGTCATGAAATACTCAACGAATTGACTGACGCTTTCAAATTCCATAGACCAAAGTAGTTTAAGCCACGTTGACTCTTGCGTGGAGTTAATAATACTGAGCTGGTTGGCGGCAAATGGAAAAGAGTTCATACGTACCTCGTAGGCGCTGGAGTGCCAACATCGCTATCTGCATAGGCGGCAGGGATAATCCTCCGACGCTTGAAGCGTGTGGTATGAGCCTTGCAACTGTAGGAGGGCCCTTTTTGCGTTTGTACTGGGTCGCAACTAGGGATTGCTTCAGGGCATggagacttgacttgacttcGGGCAGGTGCTCCATTGGATGCGCACTATCAACAAGCCTTTCCGCTAAATGTGTCGCAAAGGCTGCTTGAGATTCTAATGCCACATCGCCCCCGATACCAGCCCCCGAGTCGTCATCGCTCTCATTATATTCAGGTAACTGAGGCGTCGTGTATGAAAATGCTGCTGTATTCGTTGACGTAGGCTTTTCTGGCTTGGAGGACGACGACCCGAGCTTGTCGAGGGAAAGGCATATGTGGTCAATCTTTCTGGAGATCTCATCGAGCTTCTGCTCGCTGGAAGAGGAGTCAGGCATGCAAGTTGATCGCTAATGCTCCTTTCCGAAAGAGAGACTTACTATCCTTGGGAAACTCTCACTTGTTTTCGCTTGGTCCGGGGTTTATACCCAGCTGGATAGGTGCAGCCGAGTTGTTTCCGTGAACACGGACCGCATGGATACGTGCGATCACATCGTACCTTGGGGTTCAACGTCAGCAGGTATCGTTCAAGATTGGAGATACGAAAGTCATGAATCATGATGTACCTTTCGTTGCCGGCAATGGTCGCACTTGTATGCAGAGTATCAGCTGGCTTTCTAAGTCTAAAGCGGCCGCAGAATGGCCAAACAATGAAATGGAAGAATCTTACAGACAACTTGTAAATTGGGACTTTGCGCTCGTCGTGGGTGCCACTTCCGTCGAGCTCGTCCTTGGCTCCTTCCATGCCCATCAGGACGCAGGGGTAGCTCCTTCCAAGGATGGTTGAGGCAACTACTTTCCCAGAAGATGCAAGGGTACCAGCGAATCCTAAATTGATGTAAAATACTGTAAACTGAAAAAGAACCTCAATCCGATGACGTGGATGGATGCCAGGTAGGAAGCCGACAGAGGCATTGCTAGCACTTGAGATCTTGGCTGTTCGGCCGTTGCGGATCCCGCGGCCCTGCGAGTCCGATTGCAGTGCCACGATGCTAAACCTTGACCAGTGGCTATGCCCTGAGCAGTGTAAGGTGTATTTTGCTGCTAGCGGGTCAAATTGACCATGCATTTGTTCATTACAGGGAATAGCCAATTTGTCTCAAATCATGGTAAAAACATGAGATTTATATGAGCATTGGTGAGTGTAATAGGAGAGAATATGTCTGATTTACGCCTACATGCACACTGAACATTTCTACAGTGATCATCGTTCGTACTTTAATAAGAAACAACCATCATTGTAATCTTACCCTGACTCAAAAGCTTCGGTCACCTCAATGCTGGTGCCTACAGGGACCTAAAGGCTTGGCAAAGATAACACATTCTGCCATCATTTGAACCCTGAATCAGATCactcatcctcgtcatcaacgtTGAAAGCTTGGCATGCGATATGTGACGTTGGCGCTTCTTCGGACCCTCCGAGTTGCCGATAGTGGAGAAGGATGCTGTCTTGATTCTGTAAGGCAGCGCTCTCTCGGACAAAACATCTTAGACCATGGCTCCGAAAATCCTTTTATAAGGTAAGACAGTAGATTATGTTTATCTTGGTGACGTGTTTAATGGGGCGGTGGAATATGAACCAGAAATTTCTGTTTTCTTTAAATTCCCACAATGTCAACCCCGAAGCAAATGTGAAGGACAATATTTTATTCCATCGTCATACTTCACACTAGACCGCTATTCTCTTTGTATTTATATCTTCTTTCTTTACAAAAACAGGCATCGTAATTAAAACCGCTCTTTCTAAGTCACGTCCTGCAATTCCAAAGTCCCGTATTCATGGCCACCGCTGAAAAAGGGTCCCCAGCTGGGACTACACCGGACGCGGTGCAGACACAGCCAAGTGAATCATCATTAGAGAAGGCAGGGGGCCTCAAAAGCTTTGCTGTGAGTGTCATCATCTTGAAAATAAGAGATGTATCCTTAAAGACTAACACAGCTCCCAGCGTGTCTTCGCTTATGGCCAAACCACAGAGTacatcc
It contains:
- a CDS encoding fungal specific transcription protein (similar to Eutypa lata UCREL1 XP_007788857.1), whose product is MGMEGAKDELDGSGTHDERKVPIYKLSVRFFHFIVWPFCGRFRLRKPADTLHTSATIAGNERYIMIHDFRISNLERYLLTLNPKVRCDRTYPCGPCSRKQLGCTYPAGYKPRTKRKQVRVSQGYEQKLDEISRKIDHICLSLDKLGSSSSKPEKPTSTNTAAFSYTTPQLPEYNESDDDSGAGIGGDVALESQAAFATHLAERLVDSAHPMEHLPEVKSSLHALKQSLVATQYKRKKGPPTVARLIPHASSVGGLSLPPMQIAMLALQRLRESTWLKLLWSMEFESVSQFVEYFMTVYSGKPSLADTLIVHCGLHRLFVQCGNAESDDSLKKEFYAQGALSRENLTAILSGMPFNIPASFDFALALYMTSAYYLQSFQLSMAWNSLVVACQICQTLGYNREALATPETSYSKQRRTKLFWSIYMLDKMVALRLNRPSSLRDGDITLRVQTHDIYSTDQTMTVFPGWIETATLHGKIYDDIYSLSALAESTDVRDVRAREIAAELERVFTTTGAMEAYFAHHNVEDIGGQVIDIMMRAERISQLATLTLVYRSIRPATDRGSAFCPECLHTANQCLEEHRACLDILKDVEMSIVELYVQWALLSAPFIPFIVIFCHVIETRDETHLGKLSAVVETLQLLPPTLPDIYRKQLRLFKLMYDVACKYINSPTSTPSVPTIQRTTDMPFEMFYSEAGLPLPSRSYDQSNSATREYGQQSAAFSSHGTELGHWFDQNQHIFTMLEDTF